In one window of Musa acuminata AAA Group cultivar baxijiao chromosome BXJ3-2, Cavendish_Baxijiao_AAA, whole genome shotgun sequence DNA:
- the LOC135631086 gene encoding eukaryotic translation initiation factor 4B3-like, with translation MAASVTAWAKPGAWALDAEEHEAVMAMNEDSSSEAPTEQEQDFPSLTAAAASRIPKKKKKAQTLSLAEFTTGKPVSHGAAGRLSSSSSFSSKGLTSDELLNLPTGPRERSAEELERSSSRGFGYAYGARGRASGEDPNPARWGSSRVSDEPRRGGFGGSGDGSSRDLEPSRADENDDWGAGKKPLVPERRERGGGGGFFDSQSRADESDSWISSKSTAAPPIGRRMGGGGFDVPRARMGGFEMFNKEGSNGGGADS, from the coding sequence ATGGCGGCTTCCGTGACGGCGTGGGCGAAACCGGGCGCGTGGGCGTTGGACGCCGAGGAGCACGAGGCGGTCATGGCCATGAACGAAGACTCCTCCTCGGAGGCGCCGACGGAGCAGGAGCAAGACTTCCCCTCcctcaccgccgccgccgcctccaggatccccaagaagaagaagaaggcgcagACTCTCTCCCTCGCCGAGTTCACCACGGGCAAGCCCGTCTCCCACGGCGCCGCTGGCCGcctatcctcttcctcctccttctcctccaagGGTCTCACCTCCGACGAGCTCCTCAACCTCCCCACCGGTCCCCGCGAGCGATCCGCTGAGGAGCTCGAGCGCTCCTCGTCCCGCGGCTTCGGCTATGCCTACGGCGCCCGCGGCCGGGCGTCCGGGGAGGACCCCAACCCCGCACGCTGGGGCTCGTCTAGGGTTTCGGACGAGCCGAGGAGGGGTGGGTTTGGCGGATCTGGCGATGGATCTAGCCGGGATCTGGAGCCGTCTCGCGCTGACGAGAACGACGACTGGGGGGCGGGCAAGAAGCCCTTGGTGCCGGAGAGGAgggagaggggaggaggaggggggttCTTTGACTCGCAGTCCCGGGCCGACGAGTCGGACAGCTGGATCTCGAGCAAGAGCACTGCAGCGCCCCCGATCGGGCGGAGAATGGGTGGCGGCGGATTCGATGTGCCCAGGGCGAGGATGGGTGGTTTCGAGATGTTTAACAAGGAGGGATCCAACGGCGGTGGAGCCGACTCCTAA
- the LOC135631838 gene encoding eukaryotic translation initiation factor 4B3-like, whose protein sequence is MAASVTAWAKPGAWALDAEEHEAVMAKNEDSSSEAPTEQEQDFPSLTAAAASKIPKKKKKAQTLSLAEFTTGKPVSHGAAGRLSSSSSFSSKGLTSDELLNLPTGPRERSAEELERSSSRGFGYGYGARGRASGEDPNPARWGSSRVSDEPRRGGFGGSGDGSSRDLEPSRADENDDWGAGKKPLVPERRERGGGGGFFDSQSRADESDSWISSKSTAAPPIGRRMGGGGFDVPRARMGGFEMFNKEGSNGGGADSEQWGKKKDLPDSDTWKRDEERSSGGGRRRLVLQARSLPLSNGNDGGQAQDQEKESTEKKSKGSNPFGAARPREEVLAEKGQDWKKIDEKLEAMKIRDIPPERSSFGKNGIGVANGTRRSPESRTDRAWRKPEAAEASPQREDKAENTVPEN, encoded by the exons ATGGCGGCTTCCGTGACGGCGTGGGCGAAACCGGGCGCGTGGGCGTTGGACGCCGAGGAGCACGAGGCGGTCATGGCCAAGAACGAAGACTCCTCCTCGGAGGCGCCGACGGAGCAGGAGCAAGACTTCCCCTCcctcaccgccgccgccgcctccaagatccccaagaagaagaagaaggcgcagACTCTCTCCCTCGCCGAGTTCACCACGGGCAAGCCCGTATCCCACGGCGCCGCTGGCCGcctatcctcttcctcctccttctcctccaagGGTCTCACCTCCGACGAGCTCCTCAACCTCCCCACCGGTCCCCGCGAGCGATCCGCTGAGGAGCTCGAGCGCTCCTCCTCCCGCGGCTTCGGCTATGGCTACGGCGCCCGCGGCCGGGCGTCCGGGGAGGACCCCAACCCCGCACGCTGGGGCTCGTCTAGGGTTTCGGACGAGCCGAGGAGGGGTGGGTTTGGCGGATCTGGCGATGGATCTAGCCGGGATCTGGAGCCGTCTCGCGCTGACGAGAACGACGACTGGGGGGCGGGCAAGAAGCCCTTGGTGCCGGAGAGGAgggagaggggaggaggaggggggttCTTTGACTCGCAGTCCCGGGCCGACGAATCGGACAGCTGGATCTCGAGCAAGAGCACTGCAGCGCCCCCGATCGGGCGGAGAATGGGTGGCGGCGGATTCGATGTGCCCAGGGCGAGGATGGGTGGTTTCGAGATGTTTAACAAGGAGGGATCCAACGGCGGTGGAGCCGACTCCGAACAATGGGGAAAGAAGAAGGATCTCCCGGATTCCGACACATGGAAGAGGGACGAGGaaagaagcagcggcggcggaagGCGTAGGCTTGTGTTGCAGGCCCGCTCGCTGCCGTTGTCGAATGGAAACGATGGAGGGCAAGCCCAAGATCAGGAAAAAGAATCTACCGAGAAGAAGAGCAAGGGTTCGAATCCGTTTGGAGCAGCTCGTCCGCGAGAAGAGGTATTGGCGGAGAAGGGGCAGGATTGGAAGAAGATTGACGAGAAGCTGGAGGCCATGAAGATCCGTGATATCCCTCCTGAAAGGTCTTCTTTTGGCAAGAACGGAATTGGGGTGGCGAATGGGACTCGTAGGTCCCCTGAGAGCCGCACAGATAGGGCTTGGAGGAAGCCGGAGGCAGCTGAGGCTTCTCCTCAGAG GGAAGACAAGGCTGAGAACACAGTTCCTGAAAACTGA